One stretch of Serinicoccus hydrothermalis DNA includes these proteins:
- a CDS encoding HelD family protein yields MTDVVSTDREVAAQIAAEQAHVDRVYDELGKAAARVELVHAEGMSRGQTDRRGTGDPREEELAGLFERDALVYSASKRRASLEHQHEGLVFGRLDLEHDVADEHGSTREVRYVGRLGVRDDDYEPLVVDWRAPAAAPFYRATPVDPQGVLRRRVLRCRGEQVVGVEDDLMVTDPPEDVVVVGDGALMAALTRSRGAQMRDIVATIQQHQDEAIRASARGVTEITGGPGTGKTVVALHRAAYLLYSDRRRFEGGGVLVVGPSAAYTAYIERVLPSLGEDSVVLRSLGDVLAGITATRLDPPAVAATKGSLRIRRVLSRLVREPIPGSPTQLRTFVGGHAIRLDLAALDRARAQVLRHHHRNAGYDAAVEALAHLAWEQVEQGEREDFVDRFTDSGDVEAFMRQWWAPVDPREMLLWLADEELVRRLGGLPPEAAADLAASYRQALELGTWTVADVALVDDLAARLGPPVDLPSEDRGFFEIEELDDASQYGVSALRVGADGETVAAASGGSARSRVSTDPRERLLAGRTGEAEEYAHVLVDEAQDLSPMQWRMLGRRGRWASWTVVGDLAQASWDDLREAGQAREEAFGTAPRQAFHMDTNYRNAREIFELAARVITEHVPEADIPEAVRETGHDPLELSVSSATLPESVAETVADLCGEVAGQVAVIAPWSWHERLRPVVTGDQVVLIDPLSTKGLEYDATVVVDPDGIVAESPGGVRALYVVLTRAAHRSAILRPVDESAPGVGGGR; encoded by the coding sequence ATGACCGACGTGGTGTCGACCGACCGCGAGGTCGCGGCGCAGATCGCCGCGGAGCAGGCGCACGTGGACCGTGTCTACGACGAGCTGGGCAAGGCGGCGGCGCGGGTGGAGCTCGTGCACGCCGAGGGGATGTCGCGGGGACAGACGGATCGTCGGGGGACGGGGGACCCACGGGAGGAGGAGCTGGCGGGCCTGTTCGAGCGGGACGCGCTGGTCTACTCGGCCAGCAAGCGCCGGGCCTCCCTGGAGCACCAGCACGAGGGGCTCGTCTTCGGCCGCCTGGACCTCGAGCACGACGTCGCCGACGAGCACGGCTCCACCCGGGAGGTGCGCTACGTCGGCCGCCTCGGGGTGCGCGACGACGACTACGAGCCGCTCGTCGTCGACTGGCGTGCCCCCGCGGCCGCGCCGTTCTACCGCGCCACCCCGGTGGACCCCCAGGGCGTGCTGCGCCGCCGGGTACTGCGCTGCCGGGGCGAGCAGGTCGTGGGGGTGGAGGACGACCTCATGGTCACCGACCCGCCGGAGGACGTCGTGGTCGTCGGCGACGGTGCGCTCATGGCGGCGCTCACCCGCAGCCGCGGGGCGCAGATGCGCGACATCGTGGCGACGATCCAGCAGCACCAGGACGAGGCGATCCGCGCCTCCGCCCGGGGGGTCACCGAGATCACCGGGGGGCCGGGCACCGGCAAGACCGTCGTGGCGCTGCACCGCGCCGCCTACCTGCTCTACTCCGACCGGCGCCGGTTCGAGGGCGGCGGGGTCCTCGTCGTCGGACCGTCCGCGGCCTACACGGCATACATCGAGCGGGTGCTGCCCTCGCTGGGCGAGGACTCGGTGGTCCTGCGCTCCCTCGGTGACGTCCTGGCGGGCATCACCGCGACCCGGCTGGACCCGCCGGCGGTCGCCGCCACCAAGGGCAGCCTCCGGATCCGCAGGGTGCTGTCCCGGCTGGTGCGCGAGCCGATCCCCGGATCGCCCACACAGCTGCGCACCTTCGTCGGCGGGCACGCGATCCGGCTCGACCTCGCCGCGCTGGACCGCGCCCGCGCCCAGGTGCTGCGCCACCACCACCGCAACGCCGGCTACGACGCCGCCGTCGAGGCGCTGGCGCACCTGGCGTGGGAGCAGGTCGAGCAGGGCGAGCGGGAGGACTTCGTCGACCGGTTCACCGACTCCGGCGACGTCGAGGCCTTCATGCGGCAGTGGTGGGCACCCGTCGACCCGCGCGAGATGCTGCTCTGGCTGGCCGACGAGGAGCTGGTGCGGCGGCTCGGGGGGCTGCCGCCGGAGGCGGCTGCCGACCTCGCCGCCTCGTACCGGCAGGCGCTGGAGCTCGGCACCTGGACGGTCGCCGACGTCGCGCTCGTCGACGACCTGGCGGCGCGTCTCGGCCCGCCCGTCGACCTGCCGAGCGAGGACCGCGGGTTCTTCGAGATCGAGGAGCTGGACGACGCCTCGCAGTACGGCGTGTCCGCGCTGCGCGTCGGGGCCGACGGCGAGACGGTCGCGGCCGCGTCCGGCGGGAGCGCGCGCTCGCGGGTGTCGACCGACCCTCGCGAGCGGCTGCTGGCCGGGCGCACCGGCGAGGCGGAGGAGTATGCCCACGTCCTCGTGGACGAGGCGCAGGACCTCTCCCCGATGCAGTGGCGGATGCTCGGCCGGCGGGGCCGCTGGGCCTCGTGGACGGTCGTCGGTGACCTCGCCCAGGCCTCCTGGGACGACCTGCGCGAGGCGGGGCAGGCGCGGGAGGAGGCCTTCGGGACCGCGCCGCGTCAGGCCTTCCACATGGACACCAACTACCGCAACGCGCGCGAGATCTTCGAGCTGGCCGCGCGGGTCATCACCGAGCACGTCCCCGAGGCGGACATCCCGGAGGCGGTGCGCGAGACCGGGCACGACCCGCTCGAGCTCTCGGTGTCGTCCGCCACGCTCCCGGAGTCCGTCGCCGAGACCGTGGCCGACCTGTGCGGCGAGGTGGCCGGGCAGGTCGCCGTCATCGCGCCGTGGTCCTGGCACGAGCGGCTACGGCCCGTGGTGACGGGGGATCAGGTCGTGCTCATCGACCCGCTCTCGACCAAGGGGCTGGAGTACGACGCCACCGTCGTGGTGGACCCCGACGGCATCGTGGCCGAGTCGCCGGGCGGGGTGCGGGCGCTTTACGTCGTGCTCACCCGGGCCGCGCACCGCAGCGCCATCCTGCGCCCTGTGGACGAGTCCGCACCCGGCGTCGGTGGGGGCCGTTAG
- a CDS encoding helix-turn-helix transcriptional regulator produces MNPTPPARLHGSAYEEFVSAVFRRAVRFGAPTRELFRDEGLTDAEIDDATMELEARGFLRAGEEADTWVVMPPREAVARHAEVTEHRLRLARATAGELERAWRRSAVDSAPERLPGMDLLAGIDDVVGRITAMHLATTDRLWWALDGSVASRRLLELAAEDPDLLSVREGVERRLILDTSLLELPSAGAVMEAALREGAAVRTGNGVPVSAVVCDDDMALIDISRFEPDGIGSFETRVAAPVAAVANLVERTWMLAAPVKPMREAAERKEAGGSSAPLDERDHAILVLLASGASDQVIARRHGISVRTVERRVRYMMEHLGSATRFHAGAQAVRRGWV; encoded by the coding sequence ATGAACCCGACCCCGCCCGCCCGGCTGCACGGCTCGGCCTACGAGGAGTTCGTGTCCGCAGTGTTCCGCAGGGCCGTCCGGTTCGGCGCCCCCACGCGCGAGCTCTTCCGCGACGAGGGTCTCACCGATGCCGAGATCGACGACGCCACGATGGAGCTGGAGGCGCGCGGCTTCCTGCGGGCCGGCGAGGAGGCGGACACCTGGGTCGTCATGCCGCCCCGGGAGGCGGTGGCGCGGCACGCCGAGGTGACCGAGCACCGGCTGCGGCTGGCGCGCGCCACGGCGGGGGAGCTGGAGCGTGCCTGGCGTCGGTCGGCCGTCGACAGCGCGCCCGAGCGGCTGCCCGGTATGGACCTGCTCGCCGGCATCGACGACGTCGTCGGCCGCATCACCGCCATGCACCTCGCGACGACGGACCGGCTGTGGTGGGCCCTGGACGGGTCGGTCGCCAGCCGCCGGCTGCTGGAGCTGGCCGCCGAGGACCCGGACCTGCTGTCGGTGCGCGAGGGGGTGGAACGCCGGCTCATCCTCGACACCTCCCTGCTGGAGCTGCCGAGCGCGGGCGCGGTGATGGAGGCGGCGCTGCGTGAGGGCGCGGCGGTCCGCACCGGCAACGGCGTGCCGGTGAGCGCCGTGGTGTGCGACGACGACATGGCGCTCATCGACATCAGCCGGTTCGAGCCGGACGGGATCGGCTCGTTCGAGACGCGGGTGGCCGCCCCGGTCGCCGCCGTCGCCAACCTCGTCGAGCGCACCTGGATGCTGGCGGCTCCGGTGAAGCCGATGCGGGAGGCCGCGGAGCGCAAGGAGGCCGGCGGCTCCTCGGCGCCGCTGGACGAGCGGGACCACGCGATCCTCGTCCTGCTGGCCAGCGGGGCCTCGGACCAGGTCATCGCCCGCCGGCACGGGATCTCGGTACGTACCGTGGAGCGCCGGGTGCGCTACATGATGGAGCACCTCGGGTCCGCCACCCGGTTCCACGCGGGCGCCCAGGCCGTACGGCGTGGCTGGGTCTGA
- the purD gene encoding phosphoribosylamine--glycine ligase, which yields MVVLVLGSGAREHALVRSLNLDPAVDRVLAMPGNPGIATLADCLPGDPGDAAAVVDAAREHRVDLVVVGPEAPLVAGVADAVREAGIPCFGPSAQAAALEGSKAFAKEVMAAAGVPTAAAHVCTSTDDVERALDATGPPYVVKEDGLAAGKGVVVTSDRARAAEHAAACLAREGAGVVVEDFLDGPEVSLFCLSDGQDVVALEPAQDFKRVGAGDTGPNTGGMGAYSPLTWAPDDLVAQIVSTVARPTVAEMARRGTPFVGLLYVGLALTARGPQVVEFNARFGDPETQVVLARLRTPLGAVLRAAATGSLSQLPALEWSPRSSVNVVVAAEHYPASPATGDPVTGIEQAEQVEGVHVLHAGTSLEDGSEDGSAASLVSSGGRVLSVVALADDLAQARARAYEAVSRISLRGSHTRPDIGLTAERGNVSAPGQED from the coding sequence GTGGTGGTCCTCGTCCTCGGATCCGGTGCGCGCGAGCACGCGCTGGTCCGCTCCCTGAACCTCGATCCCGCGGTCGACCGGGTCCTCGCGATGCCGGGCAACCCGGGCATCGCGACCCTCGCCGACTGCCTCCCCGGCGACCCGGGTGACGCCGCGGCGGTGGTGGACGCCGCCCGGGAGCACCGCGTCGACCTCGTCGTCGTGGGGCCGGAGGCGCCGCTGGTCGCCGGGGTCGCCGACGCCGTCCGGGAGGCGGGCATACCGTGCTTCGGCCCGTCCGCGCAGGCGGCCGCGCTGGAGGGGAGCAAGGCCTTCGCCAAGGAGGTCATGGCCGCGGCCGGGGTCCCCACCGCGGCGGCGCACGTGTGCACGAGCACCGACGACGTCGAGCGCGCGCTCGACGCGACCGGCCCGCCCTACGTCGTCAAGGAGGACGGCCTCGCCGCCGGCAAGGGCGTCGTCGTCACCAGCGACCGTGCCCGCGCGGCCGAGCACGCCGCGGCCTGCCTGGCGCGCGAGGGTGCCGGCGTCGTCGTCGAGGACTTCCTCGACGGCCCCGAGGTCTCGCTCTTCTGCCTCAGCGACGGGCAGGACGTGGTCGCCCTCGAGCCGGCCCAGGACTTCAAGCGGGTCGGTGCCGGCGACACCGGCCCCAACACCGGGGGGATGGGGGCATACTCCCCGCTCACCTGGGCGCCCGACGACCTCGTGGCGCAGATCGTCAGCACCGTCGCCCGGCCCACCGTCGCCGAGATGGCCCGACGGGGCACCCCCTTCGTCGGGCTGCTCTACGTCGGCCTCGCGCTCACCGCGCGGGGACCGCAGGTCGTGGAGTTCAACGCCCGCTTCGGCGACCCGGAGACCCAGGTGGTTCTCGCCCGGCTGCGGACACCGCTCGGCGCCGTGCTGCGGGCGGCGGCGACCGGGTCGCTGAGCCAGCTGCCCGCCCTGGAGTGGTCGCCGCGCTCGAGCGTCAACGTCGTCGTCGCGGCCGAGCACTACCCCGCGAGCCCGGCCACCGGTGACCCGGTCACCGGGATCGAGCAGGCCGAGCAGGTGGAAGGTGTCCACGTCCTGCACGCGGGGACGAGCCTCGAGGACGGCTCCGAGGACGGGAGCGCGGCATCGCTCGTCTCCTCCGGCGGCCGGGTGCTCAGTGTCGTCGCCCTGGCCGACGACCTGGCGCAGGCGCGGGCGCGGGCCTACGAGGCCGTCTCCCGGATCTCGCTGCGCGGCAGCCACACCCGACCCGACATCGGGCTCACGGCGGAGCGCGGCAACGTCTCCGCCCCCGGTCAGGAGGACTGA
- a CDS encoding phosphoribosylaminoimidazolesuccinocarboxamide synthase produces MTLEGHQLLYSGKVRELYAPLHADGSVDTSRLLLVASDRVSAYDHILDTPIPDKGAVLTQLSLWWFDQLADLAPHHVESTDVPEQVAGRAVYVRRLTMLPVECVARAYLTGGGLAEYAATGTVSGVPLPSGLVDGSRLPEPVFTPSTKAPVGQHDEPISVDEVARLVGPGLADRLRGLTVEILARGNDIAAGRGILIADTKVEFGVDPAAVPLGGDGEPQWSRVDPDAVEIVLADEVLTPDSSRFWRAEDWTPGRPQTSYDKQVLRDWLTSPASGWDRAGDAPPPALPEAVLELTRARYVEAYEALTGHTFTPTR; encoded by the coding sequence ATGACGCTCGAGGGCCACCAGCTGCTCTACTCCGGCAAGGTGCGCGAGCTCTACGCCCCGCTGCACGCCGACGGCTCCGTGGACACCTCCCGGCTGCTGCTGGTCGCCTCGGACCGGGTCAGCGCCTACGACCACATCCTCGACACCCCGATCCCGGACAAGGGCGCGGTGCTCACCCAGCTCTCCCTGTGGTGGTTCGACCAGCTCGCCGACCTCGCCCCGCACCACGTGGAGTCGACCGACGTGCCCGAGCAGGTCGCCGGGCGCGCCGTCTACGTGCGGCGGCTGACGATGCTTCCGGTCGAGTGCGTCGCCCGGGCCTACCTCACCGGTGGTGGGCTCGCGGAGTATGCCGCGACCGGCACCGTCTCGGGCGTCCCGCTGCCCTCCGGCCTGGTCGACGGGTCGCGCCTGCCGGAGCCGGTCTTCACCCCGAGCACCAAGGCGCCGGTCGGGCAGCACGACGAGCCGATCAGCGTGGACGAGGTGGCCCGGCTGGTCGGGCCGGGCCTGGCCGACCGGCTGCGCGGACTCACCGTGGAGATCCTCGCGCGGGGCAACGACATCGCCGCCGGGCGCGGCATCCTCATCGCCGACACCAAGGTGGAGTTCGGCGTCGACCCTGCCGCGGTGCCGCTCGGCGGCGACGGGGAGCCGCAGTGGTCCCGGGTCGACCCGGACGCCGTCGAGATCGTGCTCGCCGACGAGGTGCTCACGCCGGACTCCTCCCGCTTCTGGCGGGCCGAGGACTGGACGCCGGGCCGGCCGCAGACGTCCTACGACAAGCAGGTGCTGCGCGACTGGCTGACCTCTCCCGCCAGCGGCTGGGACCGGGCCGGCGACGCCCCTCCCCCCGCCCTGCCCGAGGCGGTCCTCGAGCTCACCCGCGCCCGCTACGTCGAGGCCTACGAGGCCCTCACCGGGCACACCTTCACCCCCACCCGCTGA
- the purL gene encoding phosphoribosylformylglycinamidine synthase: protein MADDHVLTTVPGGTALSDFRAAGLLRRLQRVAPQVTGLRARHLHVVATDTEPTPQELADLGAILTYGDPWPDDVEATGHTSHVLVSPRLGTISPWSSKATDILHNCGLDVRRVERVTDYHLEVAGDPLDEQAWGACADLVHDRMTESALPGDVAGATALLFADRVAAPMERVDVLGRGREALEEADARFGLALSPDEIDYLVESFTGLARNPTDVELTMFAQANSEHCRHKIFNADFVVDGEVQGQSLFAMIRHTEQVAGAGTVVAYKDNASVMEGGPVRRFLPGDGHTGPGRYALREDDVHVLMKVETHNHPTAISPFPGAATGAGGEIRDEGATGRGSAPKAGLVGFAVSNLRLPGTDEPWETDGDGAQAPAHLASPLDIMVDGPLGAAAFNNEFGRPGLGGFFRVYEQDVDGVRRGYHKPIMSAGGLGSISADQTEKVRFGAGTLLVQLGGPGMRIGMGGGAASSMAAGANAAELDFDSVQRGNPEMQRRAQEVVNHCWARGADNPVLAIHDVGAGGLSNAFPELVDDAGLGARFDLTQVPLAETGLSPKEIWSNESQERYVLAIAPGSLEEFAALCERERCPYAVVGVAQDDGQLVVGDGAADETSAADHPVDMPMEVLLGKPPRMTRDVRRVVRRGEELELGDLTGEVLREVAYAVLRHPSVASKRFLVTIGDRTVGGLSHRDQMVGPWQVPVADVAVTLSDLVGLAGQAMATGERMPLASVDAPASGRMAVGEALTNLLAAPVELGGVKLSCNWMAACGEPGEDAALYDTVRAVALELCPALGISVPVGKDSLSMRTRWTDGTGAERSVVSPVSLVVSAFASLPDVHGTWTPQVGADDVLLLVDLGAGADRLGGSILGQVRGAFGGAVPDLDDPARLPALAAALGELRAAGVVTAYHDRSDGGFWATLCEMAFAGGVGVDVELPTGVAGLFGEELGAVLGVRADRADEAEQVLARHLGDGVVHRLGTATTQRRVVVRGDGVVLDEPVRDLAQAWDEVSWRIASLRDNPTCADEEHAAVGGDDPGLVVKPTFDPVQDVSAPYVARGARPRVAVLREQGVNSHVETAFAFDRAGFETYDVHMTDLQAGRSDLSDVVGLVAAGGFSYGDTLGAGEGWARSVLFDPRLTEVFAAFFERPDTFGLGICNGCQMFAALAAHIPGAQAWPRFVRNASEQYEARLSQVEVLDSPSIFFTGMAGSRLPVAVAHGEGRADFSRQGDADAVRAGLAAVRYVDGQGEVARAYPANPNGSPDGLTAVTTPDGRFTAMMPHPERVQRNAQLSWTTGAVEDASPWLRMFRNARVRVG from the coding sequence ATGGCCGACGACCACGTCCTCACCACCGTCCCCGGCGGGACCGCCCTCTCCGACTTCCGCGCCGCGGGTCTGCTGCGCCGGCTGCAGCGGGTCGCCCCGCAGGTCACCGGCCTGCGCGCCCGCCACCTGCACGTCGTGGCCACCGACACCGAGCCCACCCCGCAGGAGCTCGCCGACCTCGGCGCGATCCTCACCTACGGCGACCCGTGGCCGGACGACGTGGAGGCGACCGGGCATACCTCGCACGTCCTGGTCTCCCCCCGCCTGGGCACGATCTCGCCGTGGTCGAGCAAGGCGACCGACATCCTGCACAACTGTGGCCTGGACGTGCGGCGGGTGGAGCGGGTGACCGACTACCACCTCGAGGTCGCCGGCGACCCCCTCGACGAGCAGGCCTGGGGCGCGTGCGCCGACCTGGTGCACGACCGGATGACCGAGTCCGCGCTCCCGGGCGACGTGGCCGGGGCGACGGCGCTCCTCTTCGCCGACCGGGTCGCCGCGCCGATGGAGCGGGTGGACGTGCTCGGCCGCGGGCGCGAGGCGCTGGAGGAGGCGGACGCGCGCTTCGGGCTGGCGCTGTCGCCGGACGAGATCGACTACCTCGTCGAGTCCTTCACCGGGCTGGCGCGCAACCCCACCGACGTCGAGCTGACGATGTTCGCCCAGGCCAACTCCGAGCACTGCCGGCACAAGATCTTCAACGCCGACTTCGTCGTCGACGGCGAGGTGCAGGGGCAGAGCCTGTTCGCGATGATCCGGCACACCGAGCAGGTCGCCGGCGCGGGCACGGTCGTCGCCTACAAGGACAACGCCTCGGTGATGGAGGGCGGCCCGGTGCGGCGCTTCCTGCCGGGCGACGGGCATACCGGTCCGGGTCGGTATGCCCTGCGCGAGGACGACGTCCACGTCCTCATGAAGGTGGAGACGCACAACCACCCGACCGCGATCTCGCCCTTCCCCGGTGCCGCGACCGGGGCGGGCGGCGAGATCCGCGACGAGGGCGCGACCGGGCGGGGCAGCGCGCCCAAGGCCGGGCTCGTCGGCTTCGCCGTGTCGAATCTGCGGCTGCCCGGCACCGACGAGCCCTGGGAGACCGACGGGGACGGGGCGCAGGCGCCCGCGCACCTCGCGAGCCCGCTGGACATCATGGTCGACGGGCCGCTGGGGGCGGCGGCCTTCAACAACGAGTTCGGCCGCCCCGGGCTGGGCGGCTTCTTCCGGGTCTACGAGCAGGACGTCGACGGGGTGCGGCGGGGATACCACAAGCCGATCATGAGCGCCGGCGGGCTCGGGTCGATCAGCGCGGACCAGACGGAGAAGGTGCGCTTCGGGGCCGGCACGCTGCTCGTGCAGCTCGGCGGTCCCGGGATGCGGATCGGGATGGGCGGTGGCGCGGCGAGCTCGATGGCGGCGGGTGCGAACGCCGCCGAGCTCGACTTCGACTCGGTGCAGCGCGGCAACCCCGAGATGCAGCGGCGCGCCCAGGAGGTCGTCAACCACTGCTGGGCTCGCGGGGCCGACAACCCGGTGCTGGCGATCCACGACGTCGGCGCGGGTGGGCTGTCCAACGCCTTCCCCGAGCTCGTCGACGACGCGGGGCTGGGGGCGCGCTTCGACCTCACGCAGGTGCCGCTCGCCGAGACCGGGCTGTCGCCGAAGGAGATCTGGTCCAACGAGAGCCAGGAGCGCTACGTCCTGGCGATCGCGCCGGGGTCGCTGGAGGAGTTCGCCGCCCTGTGCGAGCGCGAGCGCTGCCCGTATGCCGTCGTCGGCGTCGCGCAGGACGACGGACAGCTGGTCGTGGGCGACGGCGCGGCGGACGAGACCTCGGCCGCCGACCACCCGGTCGACATGCCGATGGAGGTGCTGCTGGGCAAGCCGCCCCGGATGACGCGCGACGTGCGGCGCGTGGTGCGGCGTGGCGAGGAGCTGGAGCTGGGTGACCTCACCGGCGAGGTCCTGCGGGAGGTGGCGTATGCCGTGCTGCGGCACCCGAGCGTCGCGTCCAAGCGCTTCCTCGTCACCATCGGCGACCGCACCGTCGGCGGGCTGAGCCACCGGGACCAGATGGTCGGGCCCTGGCAGGTGCCGGTGGCCGACGTCGCCGTGACCCTCAGCGACCTCGTGGGGCTGGCCGGGCAGGCGATGGCCACGGGCGAGCGGATGCCGCTGGCGTCGGTCGACGCGCCGGCCTCGGGGCGCATGGCGGTGGGCGAGGCGCTGACCAACCTGCTGGCGGCCCCGGTCGAGCTCGGCGGCGTCAAGCTCTCGTGCAACTGGATGGCCGCCTGCGGCGAGCCCGGGGAGGACGCCGCGCTCTACGACACCGTCCGCGCCGTGGCGCTGGAGCTGTGCCCGGCGCTGGGCATCTCGGTGCCGGTCGGCAAGGACTCGTTGTCGATGCGGACCCGCTGGACCGACGGGACCGGGGCGGAGCGCAGCGTCGTGTCGCCGGTGTCCCTCGTCGTCTCCGCCTTCGCGTCCCTGCCGGACGTGCACGGCACCTGGACCCCGCAGGTCGGTGCCGACGACGTCCTGCTGCTCGTCGACCTCGGCGCCGGTGCCGACCGGCTCGGCGGCTCGATCCTGGGCCAGGTCCGCGGCGCGTTCGGCGGCGCCGTGCCGGACCTGGACGACCCGGCCCGCCTGCCCGCCCTGGCCGCAGCCCTGGGTGAGCTGCGCGCGGCCGGGGTGGTGACGGCATACCACGACCGGTCGGACGGAGGTTTCTGGGCGACCCTGTGCGAGATGGCCTTCGCCGGCGGGGTCGGGGTCGACGTCGAGCTGCCCACGGGCGTGGCCGGGCTCTTCGGCGAGGAGCTCGGGGCGGTGCTCGGGGTGCGCGCCGACCGGGCCGACGAGGCCGAGCAGGTCCTCGCCCGGCACCTCGGCGACGGGGTGGTGCACCGTCTCGGGACCGCGACGACGCAGCGGCGGGTCGTCGTGCGCGGGGACGGCGTCGTCCTCGACGAGCCGGTCCGCGACCTCGCCCAGGCGTGGGACGAGGTCTCCTGGCGGATCGCGTCGCTGCGCGACAACCCGACCTGCGCCGACGAGGAGCACGCCGCCGTCGGCGGCGACGACCCCGGGCTCGTGGTGAAGCCCACCTTCGACCCGGTGCAGGACGTCAGCGCGCCCTACGTCGCGCGCGGTGCCCGGCCCAGGGTCGCGGTCCTGCGCGAGCAGGGGGTCAACAGCCACGTCGAGACCGCCTTCGCCTTCGACCGCGCCGGGTTCGAGACCTACGACGTGCACATGACCGACCTGCAGGCCGGCCGCTCCGACCTCTCCGACGTCGTCGGGCTCGTGGCCGCGGGCGGGTTCTCCTACGGCGACACGCTCGGGGCCGGCGAGGGGTGGGCCCGCTCGGTGCTCTTCGACCCGCGGCTCACCGAGGTCTTCGCCGCGTTCTTCGAGCGGCCCGACACCTTCGGGCTCGGCATCTGCAACGGCTGCCAGATGTTCGCGGCGCTGGCGGCGCACATCCCCGGGGCGCAGGCGTGGCCGCGCTTCGTGCGCAACGCCAGCGAGCAGTACGAGGCGCGGCTCTCCCAGGTCGAGGTCCTGGACAGCCCGTCGATCTTCTTCACCGGTATGGCCGGGTCACGGCTGCCGGTCGCGGTCGCCCACGGGGAGGGCCGCGCCGACTTCTCCCGCCAGGGCGACGCCGACGCGGTCCGGGCCGGGCTGGCGGCCGTGCGCTACGTGGACGGCCAGGGAGAGGTGGCGAGGGCATACCCGGCGAACCCGAACGGCTCCCCCGACGGCCTCACCGCGGTGACCACCCCGGACGGGCGCTTCACCGCGATGATGCCGCACCCGGAGCGGGTGCAGCGCAACGCGCAACTGTCGTGGACGACCGGCGCGGTCGAGGACGCGAGCCCGTGGCTGAGGATGTTCCGCAACGCCCGGGTCCGGGTCGGCTGA
- a CDS encoding alpha/beta fold hydrolase, whose amino-acid sequence MRFLLVPGAGGQAWDWHRLVPLLGDAVAVQLPAGDDEAGLGEYADAIVAAAGTDPGPVVVVGHSMGGLSAPLVCDRLDVRRLVLLNAMIPAPGESGGQWWEGSGHSRVDIGELDEAERYFHDLPPALRAEALARPEPEQSGTPFAEPWPLASWPEVETQVLAGAEDRLFPVDFQRRLARERLGLEVQVVPGGHMAALSRPEELAAALLN is encoded by the coding sequence ATGAGGTTCCTCCTGGTGCCCGGTGCGGGCGGGCAGGCCTGGGACTGGCACCGTCTGGTGCCGCTGCTCGGCGACGCGGTGGCGGTCCAGCTCCCGGCCGGTGACGACGAGGCCGGGCTGGGCGAGTATGCCGACGCGATCGTCGCCGCCGCCGGCACCGATCCGGGGCCGGTCGTCGTGGTCGGTCACTCGATGGGCGGGCTGTCGGCGCCGCTGGTGTGCGACCGGCTCGACGTGCGGCGGCTCGTGCTGCTCAACGCGATGATCCCGGCACCGGGCGAGAGCGGCGGGCAGTGGTGGGAGGGCTCGGGGCACTCCCGCGTGGACATCGGGGAGCTCGACGAGGCCGAGCGGTACTTCCACGACCTGCCGCCGGCGCTGCGGGCCGAGGCGCTCGCCCGCCCGGAGCCGGAGCAGAGCGGGACGCCCTTCGCCGAGCCGTGGCCGCTCGCGTCGTGGCCGGAGGTCGAGACGCAGGTGCTGGCCGGTGCCGAGGACCGGCTGTTCCCGGTCGACTTCCAGCGGCGGCTGGCGCGCGAGCGGCTGGGCCTGGAGGTGCAGGTGGTGCCGGGCGGGCACATGGCCGCGCTGAGCAGGCCGGAGGAGCTCGCCGCCGCCCTGCTGAACTGA
- a CDS encoding VOC family protein yields MSQMRVSPKLVVRDADAALTFYAEVLGARLLTRHTMGESVVFAALELPDGGQVQVKDPDDADPAPAGGGTGVILDVLTDDPDAVMARALERGAEEVFPVDDQPYGSRQGRFRDPFGHQWIVGTEVTMADADVQAALDEWAQQA; encoded by the coding sequence ATGAGCCAGATGCGTGTGTCTCCCAAGCTCGTGGTCCGCGACGCCGATGCGGCCCTGACGTTCTACGCCGAGGTCCTCGGTGCGCGGCTGCTCACCCGCCACACCATGGGGGAGTCCGTGGTCTTCGCCGCCCTGGAGCTCCCTGATGGTGGGCAGGTGCAGGTCAAGGACCCGGACGACGCCGACCCCGCCCCGGCGGGCGGCGGCACCGGCGTGATCCTCGACGTCCTCACCGACGACCCGGACGCCGTCATGGCACGGGCGCTGGAGCGTGGCGCCGAGGAGGTCTTCCCGGTCGACGACCAGCCCTACGGCTCCCGGCAGGGCCGCTTCCGCGACCCCTTCGGGCACCAGTGGATCGTCGGCACCGAGGTCACCATGGCGGACGCCGACGTGCAGGCGGCATTGGACGAGTGGGCCCAGCAGGCCTGA